In the genome of Ignavibacteriales bacterium, one region contains:
- a CDS encoding response regulator, translating into MLRVLIVDDSNAIRQSLIKLLQNIDGLSAIDEANDLPDAKNLLNQFYYDAIVLDINLPSGPGIELIDMIKSKTPTTVVMMLTNYTASQYVEKCKLKGADYFFDKTTEFDRVVIVLDNLVQKFSQTG; encoded by the coding sequence ATGTTACGTGTACTAATTGTTGATGACTCAAACGCGATAAGGCAAAGCCTGATAAAGCTTCTTCAGAATATTGACGGACTTTCCGCAATAGATGAAGCTAATGATTTACCGGATGCTAAAAATCTGTTAAATCAGTTTTATTATGATGCAATTGTCCTTGATATAAATCTTCCATCAGGTCCCGGAATTGAATTGATTGATATGATCAAATCAAAAACCCCGACGACTGTGGTAATGATGTTAACAAATTATACTGCATCGCAGTATGTTGAAAAGTGTAAACTGAAAGGCGCCGATTATTTTTTTGACAAGACAACTGAGTTTGACCGCGTGGTTATAGTTCTGGATAATCTTGTTCAAAAATTTAGTCAGACCGGATAA
- a CDS encoding endonuclease/exonuclease/phosphatase family protein gives MINRSLAKNIFKKSFIIISTKFSPVFSTVLLLAALNQSYLIAQSDSESNELTVMTYNIRFAGVNPQSDTNDWEHRKNFVTDLFIKNSPDIIGLQEALLSQINYIDSVLIIYNWEGIGRDDGFKKGEFSPIFYKKDKFQLITKGTFWLSWTPYKPSKGWDAAFNRVATWIQLKDKESGKYFYVYNTHFDHVGDSARYESAKLIMNKIVEETSGDPVILMGDFNFTKESKGYKEITSSSNKKMFDAQFVSATPHTGGNITFNGFGTIEGPGEKIDFIFVTENISVNSHSIIAKKYEGRFPSDHYPVLSKIKFN, from the coding sequence ATGATAAACCGTTCACTCGCAAAAAACATTTTTAAGAAAAGTTTTATAATCATTTCAACCAAGTTTAGTCCAGTATTTTCAACTGTCCTTTTGTTAGCTGCACTTAATCAAAGCTATTTAATTGCTCAATCAGATTCTGAAAGCAATGAGCTTACAGTAATGACTTATAACATCAGATTTGCGGGAGTGAATCCTCAATCAGATACCAATGACTGGGAACACAGAAAAAATTTTGTAACTGATCTGTTCATTAAAAATTCACCGGATATAATAGGACTGCAGGAAGCGCTGTTAAGCCAGATAAATTATATTGATAGTGTACTGATAATTTATAACTGGGAGGGCATAGGACGGGATGATGGTTTTAAAAAAGGAGAATTCTCTCCCATATTTTATAAGAAAGATAAATTTCAATTAATTACTAAAGGTACTTTCTGGCTTTCATGGACACCATATAAACCTTCAAAAGGATGGGACGCTGCATTTAACAGAGTCGCAACGTGGATTCAACTAAAGGATAAAGAATCGGGTAAATATTTCTATGTATACAATACTCATTTTGATCACGTCGGTGATTCCGCAAGATATGAAAGCGCAAAACTAATAATGAATAAGATAGTTGAAGAAACTTCCGGCGACCCAGTAATACTTATGGGTGATTTTAATTTTACAAAAGAATCAAAAGGTTATAAAGAGATTACCTCAAGCAGTAATAAAAAAATGTTTGACGCTCAATTTGTTTCAGCCACGCCGCATACCGGAGGCAATATTACATTTAATGGATTTGGAACAATTGAAGGACCGGGTGAAAAAATAGATTTTATTTTTGTCACTGAAAATATCAGTGTTAATTCTCATTCAATAATTGCAAAAAAATACGAAGGCAGATTTCCTTCAGATCATTACCCGGTACTAAGCAAAATTAAGTTCAATTAG
- a CDS encoding Lrp/AsnC family transcriptional regulator → MKIDKIDKRILEILQSDAYITNVELASRVGISPPAMLERVKRLEKSSVIKKYVALVDNNKIGKGTIALVSVSLTAHQLSSIDSFTAAIEKLDDVLECHHVSGDHDFLLKVCVKDIQAYEKFILEKLTRIKGVDRIKTTFVLSSVKNSTKIPVEQI, encoded by the coding sequence ATGAAAATAGATAAGATTGATAAGAGAATCCTGGAAATACTTCAGAGCGATGCATACATCACAAATGTTGAACTCGCTTCCAGAGTAGGTATATCACCGCCGGCAATGCTTGAGAGAGTTAAGCGCCTGGAAAAATCATCCGTAATAAAAAAGTACGTTGCACTTGTTGATAACAATAAAATCGGGAAGGGAACAATCGCACTTGTTTCCGTATCACTTACAGCACATCAGCTCAGTTCGATAGATTCATTCACAGCAGCAATAGAAAAGCTTGATGATGTACTTGAGTGTCATCACGTTTCAGGTGATCATGATTTTCTTCTTAAAGTCTGTGTGAAAGATATTCAGGCTTATGAAAAATTTATTCTTGAAAAGCTGACAAGAATCAAAGGAGTTGACAGGATAAAAACAACATTTGTGCTTTCATCCGTAAAGAACAGTACAAAAATACCCGTCGAACAGATTTAA
- the tal gene encoding transaldolase — protein sequence MTKLNELAQIGQSVWLDFISRKLLTSGELKELILRGLRGMTSNPTIFDKAISQSNDYDEEIKKLISKKLSIEDVYEQLAISDISVAADEMRTVYDSTKGLDGYVSLEVNPFLANNTRDTIDQALRLYKTLNRPNIMIKIPGTPEGIPAITEVIASGVNVNVTLIFSVENYRNVVEAFISGLEKLDAAGGDVSKIASVASFFVSRVDTAADKELELKKNKELIGKVAIANSKIAFDYSQLIYSSPRWKKLADKGARVQRLLWASTSTKNPNYKDTIYVDELIGPDTVNTMPPATIDSFVDHGIVKETLSQGIPEAKQQIKKLSDLGISLDAITEKLQVDGVKSFSESFTSLLSSLESKVKKLKEEVGV from the coding sequence ATGACCAAACTAAACGAATTAGCTCAGATAGGACAATCAGTGTGGCTTGATTTTATTAGCAGGAAATTGTTAACGAGCGGCGAACTGAAAGAATTAATTTTGCGCGGGTTGAGAGGTATGACATCCAATCCGACAATCTTCGATAAAGCAATTTCCCAAAGCAATGATTATGATGAAGAGATAAAAAAACTGATAAGCAAAAAATTATCAATTGAAGATGTTTATGAACAACTGGCTATTAGCGATATATCTGTTGCTGCAGATGAAATGCGGACGGTTTACGATTCTACTAAAGGTCTGGATGGTTATGTAAGTCTTGAAGTAAATCCGTTTCTGGCAAACAACACACGAGATACAATCGATCAGGCATTAAGATTATATAAGACACTTAATCGTCCGAATATCATGATCAAAATACCCGGAACGCCTGAAGGTATCCCTGCTATTACCGAAGTCATTGCATCGGGAGTGAATGTTAATGTCACTTTAATTTTCAGTGTAGAGAATTACAGGAATGTAGTCGAAGCATTCATCAGCGGATTGGAAAAACTTGATGCTGCCGGAGGTGATGTTAGTAAAATTGCTTCTGTTGCTTCATTCTTCGTGAGCAGGGTTGATACTGCTGCCGATAAAGAACTTGAACTGAAAAAAAATAAAGAGCTGATTGGAAAAGTTGCAATTGCAAATTCAAAAATTGCGTTTGATTATTCGCAGCTGATTTATTCATCGCCTCGCTGGAAAAAACTTGCTGACAAAGGTGCACGCGTTCAAAGGTTGTTATGGGCATCAACAAGCACAAAAAATCCGAATTACAAAGACACAATTTATGTTGATGAACTTATCGGACCGGACACCGTCAACACAATGCCCCCGGCAACTATAGACTCATTTGTCGATCACGGTATTGTAAAGGAAACTCTGAGCCAGGGAATACCGGAAGCAAAACAGCAGATCAAAAAACTAAGTGATCTCGGGATCAGTCTTGATGCCATAACTGAAAAATTACAGGTCGACGGAGTTAAATCATTTTCAGAATCATTTACATCACTACTCAGCAGTCTTGAAAGCAAAGTAAAAAAGCTAAAGGAAGAGGTTGGTGTATGA
- a CDS encoding aminotransferase class I/II-fold pyridoxal phosphate-dependent enzyme: MYKYDPSRKIQDYLVFGEFGDVNPSITDSSTFTFMSPEKMNELFDHEIEGCFLYSRHWNPSNKYLADALARLEDSESAIVTSSGMSAISCTILQLCNSGDEIISSRTIYGGTYALFKNYLPKFGVKVRFVNTQDLKAVKNAITKKTRLIYCESMSNPLLEIADIPSLSKIANANKLKLIVDNTFSPIIISPIRLGAHVVIHSLTKFINGTSDCVAGCVCSSHEFISQLTDINSGSAMLLGPVLDSFRAASILKNLHSLHIRIHKHSQNALYLAKEFKKIGLKVYYPGLPIHKQHKLMKKIMNRDFGFGGMVAVDAGTSEKADKLLTKMQEEKVGYLAVSLGYFKTLFSSPSHSTSSEIPEDEQKKMGLSSGLIRFSVGLDENMKQSFERIKKSMKQVGVIK, encoded by the coding sequence ATGTATAAGTATGACCCAAGCAGGAAAATTCAGGACTACCTGGTTTTTGGTGAGTTCGGTGATGTAAATCCATCAATTACTGATTCATCAACATTTACTTTTATGAGTCCGGAAAAAATGAACGAACTTTTCGACCACGAAATAGAAGGATGTTTTCTGTACTCACGTCATTGGAATCCTTCAAACAAATATCTTGCTGATGCACTTGCCCGGCTTGAGGATAGTGAATCAGCGATTGTTACTTCATCAGGAATGTCTGCAATAAGCTGCACAATTTTGCAATTGTGCAATTCGGGTGATGAAATAATTTCAAGCAGAACTATCTACGGCGGTACATATGCTTTATTCAAAAATTATCTTCCTAAGTTCGGGGTTAAAGTCAGGTTCGTTAATACACAGGATCTTAAAGCCGTAAAAAATGCGATTACAAAAAAGACCAGACTTATTTACTGTGAATCAATGAGCAACCCGCTACTTGAAATAGCTGATATTCCATCTCTGAGTAAAATTGCAAATGCTAATAAATTAAAACTGATAGTGGATAACACATTCAGCCCGATCATCATTTCACCAATAAGACTTGGAGCTCATGTTGTTATTCACAGCCTGACAAAATTTATTAATGGAACGAGCGATTGTGTCGCAGGTTGTGTTTGTTCAAGCCATGAATTTATTTCACAATTGACAGATATTAATTCCGGCTCGGCAATGCTGCTCGGTCCGGTGTTAGATAGTTTCAGGGCGGCAAGCATACTTAAAAATTTACATTCACTTCATATCAGAATACACAAGCACAGCCAGAACGCTTTGTATCTCGCGAAAGAATTTAAGAAAATCGGGTTGAAGGTTTATTATCCCGGACTGCCGATTCACAAACAGCACAAGCTCATGAAAAAAATAATGAATAGAGATTTTGGTTTTGGCGGAATGGTGGCGGTGGATGCGGGTACATCAGAGAAAGCCGATAAACTGCTTACGAAAATGCAGGAGGAAAAAGTCGGATATCTTGCAGTAAGTCTTGGTTACTTCAAAACACTGTTCAGTTCTCCGAGCCATTCTACATCTTCCGAGATTCCTGAAGATGAACAGAAGAAGATGGGTTTAAGCAGCGGCTTAATCCGCTTTTCAGTTGGACTTGATGAAAACATGAAACAAAGTTTTGAAAGGATTAAGAAAAGTATGAAGCAGGTAGGGGTGATTAAATAA
- a CDS encoding beta galactosidase jelly roll domain-containing protein — MKKIKYSLKSFLILIPFFLIALVTGCEIQSGDIEDNRIMNLAGDWKFNIGDDEEWSKPEFNDENWETIKAPVSWENEGFFGYNGFAWYRKNFSISSTLKGKSLYLHLGYVDDVDATYINGHLVGYSGSFPPDYQSAYSAYRKYSIPEQYINYDGNNVIAVRVYDSQQEGGIVAGNIGFYSEGDKPVCDINLEGLWKFSTNDSSAWMNISFDDSGWDNIIVPGMWESQGFRDYDGFAWYRRSFTIDENLASQKLVLLAGRIDDFDEVYLNEVKIGTTGNIVDEQLSTDLSNLGDFYRQARGYFVPDGLLKPGKKNTIAIRVYDGFKDGGIYEGPVGLITQKKYSQFWREKKKSEFF; from the coding sequence ATGAAAAAAATAAAATATAGCTTAAAAAGTTTTTTGATCCTGATCCCGTTTTTCTTAATTGCCTTAGTTACGGGATGCGAAATTCAGTCCGGTGACATTGAAGATAACAGGATCATGAATCTTGCAGGCGACTGGAAATTTAATATCGGTGATGACGAAGAATGGTCTAAACCGGAGTTCAACGATGAAAATTGGGAAACAATCAAAGCTCCTGTATCATGGGAAAATGAAGGATTCTTTGGTTACAACGGGTTCGCATGGTACAGGAAGAATTTTAGTATCAGTTCAACTTTAAAAGGAAAATCATTGTATCTGCATCTCGGATATGTTGACGACGTTGATGCCACATATATTAATGGTCATCTTGTAGGTTACTCAGGTTCTTTCCCGCCTGATTACCAATCCGCATATTCTGCTTACAGAAAATATTCTATACCGGAACAGTATATCAATTATGACGGGAACAATGTTATTGCTGTTCGTGTTTATGACTCCCAGCAGGAAGGCGGCATTGTAGCGGGCAATATCGGCTTTTATTCTGAAGGCGATAAGCCTGTATGTGATATTAATCTTGAAGGACTTTGGAAGTTCAGTACAAATGACAGTTCTGCATGGATGAACATATCCTTCGATGATTCAGGATGGGATAATATTATTGTGCCGGGAATGTGGGAATCACAGGGCTTCAGAGATTATGACGGGTTTGCGTGGTACAGGCGTTCTTTTACTATAGATGAAAATCTTGCCTCACAGAAATTAGTATTGTTGGCGGGAAGGATAGATGATTTTGATGAAGTCTATCTTAACGAAGTCAAAATTGGTACAACAGGAAATATTGTTGATGAGCAGTTAAGTACAGATCTTTCAAATCTCGGTGATTTTTATCGTCAGGCACGCGGTTACTTTGTACCGGATGGACTTTTGAAGCCGGGCAAAAAAAATACAATCGCAATCAGGGTATACGACGGATTTAAAGACGGCGGTATCTATGAAGGTCCGGTTGGATTAATTACACAAAAAAAATACAGTCAGTTCTGGCGTGAAAAAAAGAAATCGGAATTCTTTTAA
- a CDS encoding HAMP domain-containing histidine kinase, with the protein MNKQVQKIGLILVLIILLPAAIFTVFEITSLDDNERVIEEIYRNQLEAILYSVNQYSEDAASTWANRIDNLFSGWNIENKSYDCRECERFLTENNSITGIFKSDTSLSGVNRFFSSGLKDNSSIPIVSGIEDSLQKKINNLVQTNRAGIERLLSYKSGGYRKILPAVTGDGSGESILLFISGDNSTTRYLYGIVVNAETFIEYVLSPKIQEIARDEFTISVTNEKSKQLVYTSGKESGETIQQKKSLWLLPEYSLGIALRGNTIDDIVRERMYINLLLILILVLTLVIGAWIIFRNVKREVELAQIKSDFVSNVSHELRTPLALISMFAETLEMERVKTESKKKEYYSIISHEANRLGRIVNTILNFSKMEAGKRKYTFAMEDLNDIVVSIYQNYSYHLFNKGFDFEFEPGIDLVKINVDREAVSEAVVNLVDNAVKYSSDTKYIKILTGKENASLYIEVQDKGIGINEEEQKKVFDKFYRVSTGLVHSTKGTGLGLSLVKHIMDAHSGTIELKSKPGEGTTFRLIFFENLLNTGGEQNG; encoded by the coding sequence ATGAACAAGCAGGTGCAAAAAATCGGGCTTATACTGGTGCTTATCATTTTACTTCCTGCAGCCATTTTTACAGTTTTCGAAATTACATCACTCGATGATAATGAACGCGTGATTGAAGAAATTTACCGCAATCAGCTTGAAGCGATTTTATACTCCGTAAATCAATACTCCGAAGACGCGGCGAGTACGTGGGCAAACAGGATAGATAATTTATTTTCAGGCTGGAACATTGAAAATAAAAGCTATGACTGTAGGGAGTGTGAAAGATTTTTAACTGAGAATAATTCCATCACAGGGATATTCAAATCAGATACTTCTCTTTCCGGAGTTAACAGATTTTTTTCGTCTGGTTTGAAAGACAATTCTTCTATTCCAATTGTCTCAGGGATTGAAGACTCACTTCAAAAGAAAATTAACAATTTAGTACAAACCAACAGAGCAGGAATTGAACGACTGCTGTCTTATAAATCGGGAGGATACAGAAAAATACTTCCTGCTGTGACTGGAGATGGTTCAGGAGAATCGATCCTTTTGTTTATCTCCGGGGATAATTCTACTACAAGGTATTTATATGGAATAGTTGTTAATGCAGAAACATTCATTGAATATGTACTTTCACCCAAGATACAGGAAATTGCCCGTGATGAGTTTACTATTTCAGTAACAAATGAAAAATCCAAGCAGCTTGTTTATACATCCGGAAAAGAAAGCGGTGAAACAATTCAACAGAAAAAAAGTTTATGGCTGCTTCCTGAATATTCGCTGGGGATTGCGCTTCGTGGTAATACTATCGATGACATCGTCAGGGAAAGGATGTACATCAATCTTCTGCTGATATTAATTTTAGTACTGACACTAGTTATTGGCGCGTGGATAATATTCAGGAATGTAAAACGCGAAGTGGAACTCGCACAGATAAAATCAGACTTCGTCTCAAATGTTTCGCATGAACTGAGAACACCTCTTGCATTAATAAGTATGTTCGCCGAAACACTTGAAATGGAAAGAGTAAAAACTGAATCCAAAAAGAAAGAATATTATTCAATCATAAGTCATGAGGCGAACAGATTAGGAAGGATTGTAAACACAATACTTAATTTCTCGAAGATGGAAGCAGGTAAACGAAAATATACTTTTGCGATGGAAGATCTTAATGATATTGTTGTGTCGATTTATCAGAACTACAGCTACCATCTGTTTAATAAAGGATTTGATTTTGAATTTGAACCAGGGATAGATCTTGTAAAAATTAATGTAGACCGTGAAGCAGTCTCCGAAGCAGTTGTTAACCTTGTTGATAATGCAGTTAAGTACAGCAGTGATACAAAGTATATAAAAATTCTTACCGGTAAAGAAAACGCTTCACTTTACATTGAGGTACAGGATAAAGGCATCGGTATAAACGAAGAAGAACAGAAAAAGGTTTTTGATAAATTCTATCGTGTCTCAACGGGGCTTGTTCATTCAACAAAAGGTACAGGGCTAGGTTTATCTCTTGTTAAACATATCATGGACGCACATTCGGGTACGATAGAACTGAAAAGTAAACCCGGCGAGGGAACTACTTTCAGATTAATATTTTTTGAAAATTTATTAAATACTGGCGGAGAACAAAATGGCTAA
- the rpiA gene encoding ribose-5-phosphate isomerase RpiA encodes MNAKQSAGEKAVEYIGDGMTLGLGTGSTVYYTIIKVAELIKSGMNLKCISTSSSTTRLAQSLNISLLTINDVDKIDLTIDGADEVDKKLNGIKGGGGALLFEKIVAKNSELNIWVVDSSKVVKQLGKFPLPVEVIPLASKKLIEDFVSKGYNPKLRQDNEVVYVTDSGNYIIDLHIGSIDKPEEFETSLKLISGVVDSGLFINVCDRVIIGTESGARVIDK; translated from the coding sequence ATGAATGCAAAACAATCCGCAGGTGAAAAAGCAGTTGAGTATATCGGTGATGGAATGACGCTGGGATTAGGTACAGGTTCAACTGTTTACTACACAATAATAAAAGTCGCTGAGTTGATAAAATCGGGAATGAATCTTAAGTGCATTTCTACATCTTCTTCAACAACCAGACTTGCTCAATCACTCAACATCTCACTGTTAACAATAAATGATGTAGATAAAATTGATCTAACAATAGATGGTGCCGATGAAGTTGATAAAAAGCTTAACGGTATTAAAGGCGGAGGCGGAGCTCTTCTGTTTGAAAAGATCGTGGCAAAAAATTCAGAACTAAATATATGGGTAGTCGATTCCTCAAAGGTTGTGAAACAACTCGGTAAATTTCCTTTGCCGGTTGAAGTAATACCGTTAGCATCAAAAAAATTAATTGAGGACTTTGTATCTAAAGGTTACAACCCTAAGTTGCGACAGGACAATGAAGTTGTTTACGTAACTGACAGCGGTAATTATATCATTGATCTGCATATTGGATCAATTGATAAACCTGAAGAGTTTGAAACTTCATTAAAACTTATATCGGGTGTTGTTGATAGCGGACTGTTTATAAATGTTTGTGACAGAGTTATAATCGGTACTGAAAGCGGAGCGAGAGTGATTGATAAGTAG
- a CDS encoding glucose-6-phosphate isomerase, producing the protein MTFSADTFQEKINSTITRLVNEKVVERIWEKDFTVWSNKPDEIVNRLGWLISPDVTKKSFDEIKNFVAEIRAEGFTHALLMGMGGSSLAPEVFRLTFGVKEGYLDLSVLDTTDPSTILSFEEKLEPSKTLYIVSTKSGGTVETISFMKYFYNSVMSKLGKEKAGNHFIAITDPGSGLQQMAIDLRFRKIFLNDPEIGGRYSALSLFGIVPAALIGVDVEKIISAASSEAVRCKKSGLNINDNQASILGIMLGIFAEAGKNKVTFLLSEKIKSFGGWAEQLIAESTGKIGKGILPVDLEEHQLPENYGTDRVFVNVRLEDDLSNNSFIQSIKSSERPVIEIVMDDEYDLGKEFFRWEFATAIAGWYLSIQPFDQPNVEEAKVIARRMVKEYQEKGKLPELIPTLNQNGIKVYSDVGADNVSDAVKNFLDGTNSGKNYVAIHAYLKPGERIFKSLQVLRTKILEKYKAATTLGFGPRFLHSTGQLHKGDDGSGYFIQIINIEEKEAAIPDNAGSNETSISFGILIRAQALGDRQVLIDNNRKVLTLEISGNAEKVIENLF; encoded by the coding sequence ATGACATTTTCGGCAGACACTTTTCAGGAAAAAATTAACAGTACAATAACACGTCTTGTTAATGAAAAAGTTGTAGAAAGAATCTGGGAAAAAGATTTTACAGTATGGAGCAATAAACCGGATGAAATAGTCAACAGGCTTGGATGGTTAATCAGTCCTGACGTAACAAAAAAATCATTTGATGAAATAAAAAATTTCGTTGCCGAAATCAGAGCAGAAGGATTTACACACGCACTGCTTATGGGAATGGGAGGCTCAAGTCTTGCCCCGGAAGTTTTCCGGTTAACGTTCGGAGTCAAAGAAGGTTATCTTGATCTGTCAGTGCTTGATACAACGGACCCGTCCACTATTCTTTCCTTTGAAGAAAAACTGGAGCCATCAAAAACACTTTATATCGTTTCGACAAAATCCGGCGGAACAGTTGAAACAATTTCATTTATGAAATATTTCTATAACTCTGTGATGAGCAAACTCGGTAAGGAAAAAGCCGGGAATCATTTCATAGCAATAACTGACCCGGGAAGCGGGTTACAGCAAATGGCAATCGATCTACGGTTCCGAAAAATATTTTTAAATGATCCTGAAATCGGGGGAAGATATTCCGCATTGTCTTTGTTTGGTATTGTTCCAGCAGCATTGATTGGTGTTGACGTAGAAAAGATAATATCTGCTGCATCAAGTGAAGCAGTGAGATGTAAAAAATCCGGTTTAAACATTAATGACAATCAGGCATCAATACTCGGTATAATGCTTGGAATATTTGCTGAAGCCGGTAAAAATAAAGTGACTTTTCTTCTATCTGAAAAAATAAAAAGTTTCGGCGGCTGGGCTGAGCAGCTTATAGCAGAAAGCACAGGAAAAATTGGGAAAGGAATTTTACCTGTTGATCTTGAAGAACATCAACTGCCTGAAAATTATGGAACAGACAGAGTTTTTGTAAACGTCCGGCTTGAAGACGATCTTTCAAATAATTCATTCATCCAGTCAATAAAAAGTTCAGAACGTCCTGTAATTGAAATAGTGATGGATGATGAATATGATTTGGGAAAAGAATTTTTCAGATGGGAATTTGCAACGGCTATTGCCGGATGGTATCTCAGTATTCAGCCATTTGACCAGCCGAATGTTGAAGAAGCAAAAGTGATTGCAAGAAGAATGGTCAAAGAATACCAGGAGAAAGGTAAACTTCCTGAATTGATTCCAACTCTTAATCAGAATGGTATTAAAGTTTATAGTGATGTTGGTGCTGATAATGTTAGTGATGCTGTGAAAAACTTTTTAGATGGCACCAACAGTGGTAAAAACTATGTGGCAATACACGCATATCTAAAGCCCGGTGAAAGAATATTCAAATCATTACAGGTATTGCGCACAAAAATTTTAGAAAAGTATAAGGCTGCCACAACTTTAGGATTTGGTCCAAGATTTCTCCATTCCACCGGGCAACTCCATAAAGGTGATGACGGTTCAGGTTATTTCATTCAAATAATAAACATTGAAGAGAAGGAAGCAGCAATTCCCGATAATGCAGGCTCGAATGAGACCTCAATAAGTTTTGGAATTTTAATACGGGCCCAGGCTTTGGGTGACAGGCAGGTTTTGATTGATAATAACCGCAAAGTTCTTACACTGGAAATAAGCGGGAATGCGGAAAAAGTAATCGAAAATCTTTTTTAG
- a CDS encoding response regulator transcription factor gives MAKILVVDDEQNMRTGLKDNLEFEGYEVETANDGEQGLKKILDNGYNLIILDVMMPKKSGFEVCKEARKAGVTTPIILLTAKGEEIDKVLGLELGADDYVTKPFSLRELLARVKAVLRRGDDSNSEKQKDNFAKIGRLEINFATYNAAEHDNPVQLSHKEFEILHFLWKKRNSTVSRDDLLTEIWGYDESPTTRTVDNFILKLRQKIEKDPNHPQIIITVHGIGYKLIDT, from the coding sequence ATGGCTAAAATATTAGTCGTTGATGATGAACAAAATATGAGAACCGGTTTGAAAGATAACCTTGAGTTTGAGGGTTATGAAGTTGAAACTGCAAATGACGGCGAACAGGGTCTGAAAAAGATTCTGGATAACGGTTATAATCTTATAATCCTTGATGTGATGATGCCAAAAAAATCAGGCTTTGAAGTATGCAAGGAAGCAAGAAAAGCCGGTGTAACAACTCCGATAATTTTACTTACTGCTAAAGGTGAAGAGATAGATAAAGTACTCGGGCTGGAACTTGGTGCTGATGACTACGTTACAAAACCATTCAGTCTGCGGGAATTATTGGCAAGAGTAAAAGCTGTTTTAAGACGAGGTGATGATTCGAACAGTGAAAAACAAAAAGATAATTTTGCAAAGATTGGAAGGCTGGAAATTAATTTTGCGACTTATAACGCTGCAGAGCATGATAATCCGGTTCAGCTTTCACATAAAGAATTTGAGATTCTTCATTTCCTTTGGAAAAAAAGAAATTCAACTGTAAGCCGTGATGATCTGCTAACTGAGATATGGGGGTATGATGAAAGCCCGACAACGAGAACTGTCGACAATTTTATATTGAAACTGAGACAGAAAATTGAAAAAGATCCTAACCATCCGCAGATAATTATTACTGTTCACGGAATTGGTTATAAGTTGATAGATACTTGA